A single genomic interval of Stieleria maiorica harbors:
- a CDS encoding ExbD/TolR family protein: protein MRMRHEVEHEKNELNMTSMIDIVFLLLVFFVMTFKIVEMEGDFTVRMPLAGDSNATPDVTDLPLKLRLRADNDGKLTSMSLNEINLGTDFNKLRANVIGLVGTDEPVEGDDGPEIEIDTDYNLRYAYVIQAITSVSGYRDDTDQVVKLIEKIKFAKPRR from the coding sequence GACCAGCATGATCGACATCGTCTTCCTGCTGCTCGTGTTCTTTGTGATGACGTTCAAGATCGTCGAAATGGAAGGTGACTTCACCGTCCGGATGCCCCTGGCCGGTGATTCCAACGCAACCCCCGACGTCACCGATCTGCCACTGAAACTGCGGCTGCGAGCCGACAACGACGGAAAGCTGACGTCGATGTCGTTGAACGAAATCAATCTCGGCACCGACTTCAACAAGCTTCGCGCCAACGTGATCGGGCTGGTCGGCACCGACGAACCGGTCGAAGGCGATGATGGTCCGGAGATCGAAATCGATACCGATTACAACCTCCGCTACGCCTACGTTATCCAAGCCATCACCTCGGTCAGCGGCTATCGCGACGACACCGATCAAGTCGTCAAACTGATCGAGAAGATCAAGTTCGCAAAACCGCGACGCTGA
- a CDS encoding (2Fe-2S) ferredoxin domain-containing protein encodes MNLSSARKKAAKLKLDKVEHTLVVCMDRKTAKCCSGKAMDAAWNQIKRRVKQRRKEDHAIVLRIKAGCIGVCKGGPIVGVLPDGVWYGDCTPEIIDRIFDEHLAKGSIIRSHVIAGA; translated from the coding sequence ATGAATTTAAGCTCCGCCCGCAAGAAAGCCGCCAAACTGAAACTCGACAAAGTCGAGCATACGTTGGTGGTGTGCATGGATCGCAAGACCGCCAAGTGTTGTAGCGGAAAGGCGATGGACGCGGCGTGGAACCAGATCAAACGCCGGGTCAAACAGCGCCGCAAGGAAGATCACGCGATCGTCTTGCGGATCAAGGCGGGTTGCATCGGCGTCTGCAAGGGTGGCCCGATCGTCGGCGTGCTGCCCGACGGGGTCTGGTACGGGGACTGCACGCCGGAGATCATCGACCGGATCTTTGACGAACACCTGGCCAAGGGATCAATCATCCGGTCCCACGTGATCGCCGGGGCGTGA